Proteins found in one Mycoplasmopsis bovigenitalium genomic segment:
- the rpsG gene encoding 30S ribosomal protein S7, producing MSRKHKAPVREVLADPIFNSVLVTKLINSIMLDGKKSLAQDILYSAFNIVKEKTNKDPMEVFQAAIENITPQLEIRTRRIGGTNYQVPTEVSARRKQTLSLRWLVQYSRLRNEKTMDVRLANEIIDASNKTGGAIKKREDTHKMAEANRAFAHFRW from the coding sequence ATGTCAAGAAAACACAAAGCTCCTGTTAGAGAAGTTCTAGCTGACCCAATTTTTAACTCTGTTCTAGTTACTAAATTGATTAACTCAATTATGCTAGATGGTAAAAAATCTCTAGCACAAGACATTCTTTATTCAGCCTTTAACATTGTAAAAGAAAAAACAAACAAAGACCCAATGGAAGTTTTCCAAGCAGCCATTGAAAACATTACTCCTCAACTAGAAATTAGAACAAGAAGAATTGGTGGTACAAACTACCAAGTTCCTACAGAAGTTTCTGCTCGTAGAAAACAAACACTATCACTAAGATGATTAGTACAATATTCACGCCTAAGAAACGAAAAAACAATGGACGTTCGTTTAGCAAACGAAATTATTGATGCATCAAACAAAACAGGTGGAGCAATCAAAAAACGTGAGGATACTCACAAAATGGCTGAAGCCAACCGTGCTTTTGCTCACTTTAGATGATAA
- the rpsL gene encoding 30S ribosomal protein S12, whose product MPTTNQLVSSGRVQKVRKQNAPALNSSYNTLTKASRKESAPFKRGVCTRVATMTPKKPNSAMRKYARVKLSNGMEVTAYIGGEGHNLQEHSVVLIRGGRVKDLPGVRYHIVRGTQDLAGVNNRKQGRSLYGTKKEKSSN is encoded by the coding sequence ATGCCAACAACAAACCAATTAGTTAGCAGTGGTAGAGTGCAAAAAGTTCGTAAACAAAACGCTCCTGCGTTGAACTCAAGCTACAACACACTTACAAAGGCAAGCCGTAAAGAATCAGCTCCTTTTAAACGTGGTGTTTGTACACGTGTTGCAACTATGACTCCTAAAAAACCTAACTCAGCTATGCGTAAATATGCTCGTGTTAAATTATCAAATGGTATGGAAGTTACTGCCTACATCGGTGGTGAAGGCCACAACCTACAAGAACACTCAGTTGTTCTAATCAGAGGAGGTAGAGTTAAAGACCTACCTGGTGTTAGATACCACATCGTTAGAGGTACACAAGACTTGGCCGGTGTAAACAACCGTAAACAAGGAAGAAGTCTATACGGAACTAAAAAAGAGAAATCAAGTAACTAA
- a CDS encoding trigger factor-related chaperone: MIKFTREILTLDISREQFKKEKNDALMFAIKSGQVIKPEELNQMATSKLINEKVSEFANHLRENQINILPIGRPYVSILENNENLKANIHLIRYDLEEILKFDLKSVKIDFKENFPTAQLLNDVWEDFRKKRPVYKDVLDRDIIEQDIVLVDLVATKDGQTIHKQDHIKLQAKKSKNFSINNELIGQKIGHEFSFNDPENVFWTVKIISAQIVEVEELTEANFEPMIEENINTIQELRNEFESNIKKEFAGRELLRFFDEYVYKLIEENQIDVAQEVIDETINNLAQREMNPNGLLANIDSLKNIDMQNPMHVEFIQSATFYAKRSVVTEFVFKAIKEAVEIIPTQEILENELKFINKTINNRSENEIKFTPDKVMDILTKHMYVIELVRMFNPNLAQQFETLLRFKQ, from the coding sequence ATGATTAAATTCACAAGAGAAATATTAACACTAGATATCAGTAGAGAACAATTCAAAAAAGAAAAAAATGATGCTTTAATGTTTGCGATTAAATCAGGACAAGTTATAAAACCTGAAGAATTGAACCAAATGGCAACATCAAAATTAATTAATGAAAAAGTTAGTGAATTTGCTAACCATTTAAGAGAAAATCAAATAAATATCTTGCCAATTGGAAGACCATATGTAAGTATTTTAGAAAACAATGAAAATTTGAAGGCAAATATTCATTTGATTCGCTACGATCTAGAAGAAATCCTAAAATTTGATCTTAAAAGTGTAAAAATTGACTTCAAAGAGAATTTCCCAACAGCTCAATTATTGAATGATGTTTGAGAAGATTTTAGAAAAAAACGTCCTGTTTATAAAGATGTTTTAGACAGAGACATTATTGAGCAAGATATTGTTTTAGTCGATTTAGTTGCAACTAAAGATGGACAAACCATCCATAAACAAGATCACATTAAATTGCAAGCTAAAAAAAGCAAAAATTTTTCAATAAATAATGAGTTAATAGGTCAAAAAATAGGCCATGAATTTAGTTTTAATGATCCTGAAAATGTGTTTTGAACTGTTAAAATAATTTCAGCACAAATAGTCGAAGTTGAAGAATTAACAGAAGCAAATTTTGAACCAATGATTGAAGAAAATATAAACACAATACAAGAACTAAGAAATGAATTTGAGTCTAATATTAAAAAAGAATTTGCCGGCAGAGAACTATTGAGATTTTTTGACGAATATGTATATAAATTAATTGAAGAAAATCAAATTGATGTCGCTCAAGAGGTAATTGATGAAACAATTAATAATTTGGCTCAAAGAGAAATGAATCCTAATGGATTACTAGCAAACATTGATTCACTAAAAAATATAGATATGCAAAACCCTATGCATGTTGAATTTATCCAAAGTGCCACATTTTATGCTAAAAGATCGGTTGTAACTGAATTTGTTTTTAAAGCAATTAAAGAAGCCGTTGAAATAATTCCTACCCAAGAGATATTGGAAAATGAATTGAAATTTATAAACAAAACAATCAATAATCGTTCTGAAAATGAGATTAAATTTACCCCTGATAAGGTCATGGATATTCTAACCAAACATATGTATGTTATTGAATTAGTAAGAATGTTTAATCCTAATTTAGCGCAACAGTTTGAAACTTTATTAAGATTTAAACAGTAA
- a CDS encoding MAG4530 family protein, producing MILKEKLDALQSSKLIKKTLVYQYLFLIISLLFSIFILMLVILFCISPSKYVSFFFSNVENSKNKISVYEFVIISTILLFWACVFGIVKSISIIMINTYYKFNIFRALKWFNVYLIVRMKYNMFKKINLINRNAMQDIELINYINSKNLILHGSASINFAYNDYWRLSNDYDFASKSLAPQYVKPNEVEI from the coding sequence ATGATATTAAAAGAAAAATTAGATGCTCTGCAAAGTTCCAAACTAATTAAAAAAACATTAGTGTATCAATATTTGTTCCTAATAATTTCGCTTTTATTCTCTATTTTTATTTTAATGCTAGTTATTTTATTCTGTATTAGTCCTTCTAAATATGTAAGTTTTTTCTTTAGTAATGTTGAAAACAGTAAAAATAAAATTTCTGTATATGAATTCGTAATTATTTCCACTATATTACTTTTTTGAGCCTGTGTTTTTGGAATTGTTAAGTCAATTTCTATAATTATGATAAATACTTATTATAAATTTAATATTTTCCGAGCTTTGAAATGATTTAATGTTTATCTCATTGTTAGGATGAAATATAACATGTTCAAAAAAATCAATTTAATAAACCGTAATGCTATGCAAGATATTGAACTAATTAATTATATAAATAGCAAAAATCTTATATTACATGGTAGCGCTTCTATTAATTTTGCTTACAACGATTATTGAAGATTGTCCAATGATTATGATTTTGCTTCAAAATCATTAGCGCCACAGTATGTTAAACCCAATGAAGTGGAAATTTAA
- a CDS encoding MAG4530 family protein, which translates to MDIPNIHLMIGMKIHQLLHLYLASQNKIDSIELFNQKAKNTFIDLCFLLNKSKYWNFNKLKNTFNFLYLSNYLVQFFLNRQVFEFTDNDEINKFILFVKEISLINEYYAEGYQFIKLFIESVEKDIFIKHIGKEINSNIKNRSQFYNRLIENSKSSNRNVQSFQWTFITQSEKEIFLHKFYEKLNNENKRLLNEMISDFQEGEQEKSIDIRLLLLYELSKNMEKYYAKAKQDECN; encoded by the coding sequence ATTGATATACCTAATATTCATTTAATGATTGGCATGAAAATACACCAACTTTTACATTTATATCTAGCTTCGCAAAATAAAATTGATTCTATTGAGTTATTTAACCAAAAGGCAAAAAATACGTTTATTGACTTATGTTTTTTATTAAATAAAAGTAAATATTGGAATTTTAATAAATTAAAGAATACATTTAATTTCTTATATTTATCTAATTATTTAGTTCAGTTTTTCCTAAATAGACAAGTTTTTGAATTTACTGATAATGATGAAATAAATAAGTTCATTTTGTTTGTAAAAGAAATTAGTTTAATAAATGAATACTATGCTGAAGGCTATCAATTTATAAAATTATTTATTGAATCAGTTGAAAAAGATATTTTCATTAAGCATATTGGCAAAGAAATAAATAGTAATATAAAGAATAGAAGTCAATTTTACAATAGGCTTATTGAAAATTCAAAATCAAGTAATAGAAACGTTCAATCATTTCAATGAACATTTATAACACAAAGCGAAAAAGAGATTTTTTTACATAAGTTTTATGAAAAATTAAATAATGAAAACAAGCGCCTTCTTAATGAAATGATTAGTGATTTTCAAGAAGGCGAACAAGAAAAATCAATTGATATAAGATTGTTGCTTTTATATGAATTAAGTAAAAATATGGAGAAGTATTATGCAAAAGCAAAACAAGATGAATGTAATTAA